In Melitaea cinxia chromosome Z, ilMelCinx1.1, whole genome shotgun sequence, a single window of DNA contains:
- the LOC123668706 gene encoding 3-hydroxyacyl-CoA dehydrogenase type-2 has protein sequence MFKGLVGLVTGGGSGLGRATAEQLLKQGGSVIICDLPNSKGQETAKQLGQNVAFVPGDVTSEQDIKAALQATVDKFGRLDVAVNCAGIATATRTYNFKKDQPFDLNIFKKTVEINLIGTFNVIRLAAGLIGKNAPDADGQRGVIINTASIAAYDGQIGQAAYSASKAGVVGMTLPIARDLSKQGIRVVTIAPGLFRTPLLESLPEAGLRALEATVPFPSRLGRPEEFALLVQTIIQNPMLNGETIRIDGSLRMQP, from the exons atgtttaag GGTCTTGTTGGGCTAGTAACTGGAGGAGGATCGGGTTTAGGGCGAGCAACAGCCGAACAATTATTGAAGCAAGGCGGGTCTGTCATCATATGTGATCTTCCCAATAGCAAAGGCCAAGAAACTGCAAAGCAGTTAGGCCAAAATGTAGCTTTTGTACCCGGTGAT GTGACATCAGAACAGGACATAAAAGCTGCCCTACAAGCTACAGTAGATAAGTTTGGTCGACTGGATGTTGCCGTCAACTGTGCCGGGATAGCTACAGCAACAAgaacttataattttaagaaagaTCAACCTTttgacttaaatatatttaaaaaaactgtcgAG ATTAACTTAATAGGAACATTTAATGTTATTCGACTGGCTGCTGGTCTTATTGGAAAGAATGCACCTGATGCTGACGGGCAAAGAGGAGTTATTATCAATACTGCCAGTATAGCTGCATACGATGGACAG ATAGGACAAGCTGCATACTCGGCGTCAAAAGCTGGTGTTGTTGGAATGACATTACCTATAGCAAGAGACCTTAGCAAACAAGGGATAAGAGTTGTTACCATAGCTCCGG gtTTATTCCGGACTCCATTGTTAGAATCACTACCGGAGGCTGGTCTTCGCGCACTAGAAGCAACTGTGCCATTCCCATCTCGTCTCGGCCGTCCAGAGGAGTTTGCTTTACTAGTTCAGACCATTATACAAAACCCTATGCTGAATGGTGAAACTATACGAATTGACGGTTCATTGAGAATGCAACCTTGA